A genomic region of Salinibacter pepae contains the following coding sequences:
- a CDS encoding Fpg/Nei family DNA glycosylase → MPELPDAVVYRRRLADAALDRPIADATVVDPRILGDGLEPHRLEEVLRGRPLTDTHRHGKHVFARYGDETGWLALHFGMTGRVQVVPDGTMPEYAYVQVHFEDGGALAFECPRKFARVRLIDTPGAFVEAKDLGPDARRADVDTFLAPFASRRGAIKGRLLDQSVVAGLGNIYADEALYQEGIHPRTTVPELSETDLRGLYDAIQRVLDAAIAVDADPEALDPDRFMLPHRYGDEHCPKTGVPLNTETVSGRTAYFSPTRQSPPT, encoded by the coding sequence ATGCCCGAACTGCCCGACGCCGTCGTCTACCGGCGGCGCCTTGCCGACGCGGCGCTCGACCGCCCCATCGCCGACGCCACGGTCGTCGATCCACGGATTCTCGGCGACGGCCTGGAGCCGCATCGCCTTGAGGAGGTGCTCCGGGGCCGCCCGCTGACCGACACCCACCGCCACGGCAAGCACGTCTTCGCCCGGTACGGCGACGAGACCGGCTGGCTCGCCCTCCACTTCGGCATGACCGGCCGCGTGCAGGTCGTTCCGGACGGCACGATGCCCGAATACGCGTACGTCCAGGTTCACTTTGAGGACGGAGGCGCCCTGGCGTTCGAGTGCCCGCGCAAGTTTGCCCGGGTGCGCCTCATCGACACGCCGGGCGCGTTTGTCGAGGCGAAAGACCTCGGCCCCGACGCGCGCCGCGCCGACGTCGATACTTTTCTGGCGCCCTTCGCGTCCCGCCGCGGTGCCATCAAAGGCCGCCTGCTGGACCAGAGCGTCGTGGCGGGCCTCGGCAACATTTACGCCGACGAGGCCCTCTACCAGGAGGGCATCCACCCGCGGACGACCGTGCCGGAGCTGTCCGAGACCGACCTCCGCGGCCTCTACGACGCAATCCAACGGGTCCTGGACGCCGCCATCGCGGTCGACGCCGACCCCGAGGCCCTGGACCCGGACCGCTTCATGCTGCCCCACCGGTACGGGGACGAGCACTGCCCGAAGACCGGCGTGCCCCTCAACACCGAGACCGTCTCCGGCCGCACGGCCTACTTTTCCCCCACCCGCCAGTCGCCCCCGACGTAG
- a CDS encoding J domain-containing protein produces the protein MPQTEDLYDVLGVDEDASQEEIKKTYRTLARKHHPDRNPDDPNAEEKFKEIQKAYSVLSDEEKRKQYDAQRRFGGGGGFGGGARTQRQNPFDGGRQQQRQQRQQGRQGGQDLETTLRLSFREALEGGRKQVELPSGESIRLKIPKGVRDGFKIRLKGRGQPGPTGQRGDLYVTFEVGDHPHFDRKGDDVHRTETIGMFEAVFGTDIRVPTPYGQHLKLSVPAGTQPGEKLRLTGQGVKTDDGAGDLYVEIDVNIPDNLSRKQRAVLHEAAEDADLL, from the coding sequence ATGCCGCAGACCGAAGATCTCTACGACGTGCTCGGCGTCGACGAAGACGCGAGCCAGGAGGAGATCAAGAAAACGTACCGCACACTCGCGCGCAAGCACCATCCGGACCGCAACCCGGACGACCCCAACGCCGAGGAGAAGTTCAAGGAGATCCAGAAGGCATACTCCGTTCTCTCGGACGAGGAGAAGCGCAAGCAGTACGACGCCCAGCGCCGGTTCGGCGGCGGAGGCGGCTTCGGCGGGGGCGCCCGCACGCAGCGCCAGAATCCCTTCGACGGGGGCCGTCAGCAGCAGCGACAGCAGCGGCAACAAGGGCGCCAGGGCGGTCAGGACCTCGAAACGACCCTCCGCCTTTCGTTTCGGGAGGCCCTTGAGGGCGGCCGCAAGCAAGTTGAGCTCCCCTCCGGCGAGTCCATCCGCCTCAAGATTCCGAAGGGCGTACGGGACGGCTTCAAGATTCGCCTGAAGGGCCGGGGCCAGCCCGGCCCCACGGGGCAGCGCGGCGACCTGTACGTGACGTTCGAGGTGGGGGACCACCCTCACTTCGACCGCAAGGGCGACGACGTTCACCGGACCGAGACCATCGGCATGTTCGAGGCCGTCTTCGGGACGGACATCCGCGTTCCCACGCCCTACGGGCAGCACCTCAAGCTCTCGGTGCCCGCCGGCACACAGCCGGGCGAGAAGCTGCGCCTGACGGGCCAAGGGGTGAAGACCGACGACGGGGCCGGCGACCTGTACGTCGAAATTGACGTGAACATCCCCGACAATCTCTCCCGGAAGCAGCGCGCTGTGCTCCACGAGGCGGCCGAAGACGCGGATCTGCTGTAG
- a CDS encoding acetyl-CoA carboxylase biotin carboxylase subunit, translating into MTDSTATSRPFDNVLVANRGEIAVRVLRTCHEQGLNTVAVYSTPDRSAPHVRRADEAYHIGPAEAAQSYLDPEAILEAARRSGADAIHPGYGFLSENAAFAEACAEAGVHFVGPPAAAIRAMGDKTAARQLMKEAGVPMAPGTTDAVASTEEGEAIAEDIGYPVLIKAAAGGGGKGMRIVHEPENFAGAMDRAQGEAASSFGDGRVFIEKYIEEPRHIEFQILADHHGNTVHLFERECSIQRRHQKVIEEAPSSVLTPEVRREMGAAAVAAAESCGYRNAGTVEFLVDKDLNYYFMEMNTRLQVEHPVTEWVTGVDLVAEQLRVAQGEALGYTTDDLSINGHAMESRVYAEDPASNFLPDPGPLKRHSAPSGFGVRVDAGVEEGGEVLIHYDPMISKLTTWGCDREAAIDRMIRALDEYEVASMATTIPFCRFAMQHEGFRAGDFTTHFVDEEFDPSALQLEDPERDELAALAATLYYAEAQSEEAPTIAANGREGGSPWRQRRRP; encoded by the coding sequence ATGACGGACTCGACCGCGACATCCCGTCCCTTCGACAACGTTCTCGTTGCCAACCGCGGGGAGATTGCCGTGCGGGTCCTGCGCACCTGTCACGAGCAGGGCCTCAACACGGTCGCCGTCTACAGCACGCCGGACCGCTCCGCGCCCCACGTGCGGCGGGCGGACGAGGCGTACCACATTGGCCCGGCGGAGGCCGCACAGTCGTACCTCGACCCGGAGGCGATCCTGGAGGCGGCGCGCCGCAGCGGGGCCGATGCCATTCACCCCGGCTACGGCTTCCTCTCGGAAAACGCGGCCTTCGCGGAGGCCTGTGCGGAGGCCGGCGTCCACTTCGTGGGGCCGCCGGCGGCGGCGATCCGGGCGATGGGCGACAAGACGGCCGCCCGCCAGCTCATGAAGGAGGCGGGGGTGCCGATGGCCCCGGGCACCACCGACGCGGTGGCGAGCACGGAGGAGGGAGAGGCGATCGCCGAGGACATTGGCTATCCGGTGCTCATCAAGGCGGCGGCGGGCGGCGGGGGCAAGGGCATGCGCATCGTCCACGAGCCGGAGAACTTTGCCGGGGCGATGGACCGGGCGCAGGGGGAGGCCGCGTCCTCGTTCGGCGACGGGCGCGTCTTTATCGAGAAGTACATCGAGGAGCCCCGCCACATCGAGTTTCAGATCCTGGCCGACCACCACGGGAATACGGTCCATCTCTTCGAGCGGGAGTGCTCCATCCAGCGCCGCCACCAGAAGGTGATCGAGGAGGCGCCGTCGTCGGTGCTCACCCCCGAGGTGCGCCGCGAGATGGGCGCGGCGGCGGTGGCCGCGGCCGAGTCGTGCGGCTACCGGAACGCCGGGACGGTGGAGTTTCTGGTGGACAAGGACCTCAACTACTACTTCATGGAGATGAACACGCGCCTGCAGGTGGAGCACCCGGTCACCGAGTGGGTGACGGGCGTGGACCTGGTGGCCGAGCAGCTGCGCGTGGCGCAGGGGGAGGCGCTGGGCTACACCACCGACGACCTGTCGATCAACGGGCACGCGATGGAGAGCCGCGTCTACGCGGAGGACCCGGCCTCGAATTTCCTGCCCGACCCCGGCCCGCTCAAGCGGCATTCCGCTCCCTCAGGATTCGGCGTACGGGTGGACGCCGGTGTGGAGGAGGGGGGCGAGGTGCTGATCCACTACGACCCGATGATCTCGAAGCTCACCACGTGGGGCTGCGACCGGGAGGCGGCCATCGACCGCATGATCCGCGCGCTCGACGAGTACGAGGTGGCGAGCATGGCCACCACGATCCCGTTCTGCCGCTTCGCGATGCAGCACGAGGGCTTCCGCGCGGGCGACTTTACCACCCACTTCGTGGACGAGGAGTTTGACCCCTCCGCCCTCCAACTGGAGGACCCGGAGCGGGACGAGCTTGCGGCCCTCGCGGCGACGCTCTACTACGCCGAGGCGCAGTCCGAGGAGGCCCCAACAATCGCGGCGAATGGCCGGGAGGGCGGGAGTCCGTGGCGCCAGCGGCGGCGCCCCTGA
- a CDS encoding AP2 domain-containing protein, with protein sequence MSDKPKNVFRIDIEPTEDNPDRHPTHGWQVRIKRQKEQYTKYFSDKRHGGREEALEKAVEYRDELLDELPEPMDPVRRSAEARSTTGVIGLNFCWKDDGSGTPKPYVQLSWLEEDDTRRSAAYSVRKWNLRRAVWKACARLHEARAEHDGEAEEVNDMFQTAFPNIKEQYEAGPDGEGLPEEDEEVMEATA encoded by the coding sequence ATGTCCGACAAGCCGAAGAACGTTTTTCGCATCGACATCGAGCCCACCGAAGACAATCCGGACCGTCACCCCACCCACGGCTGGCAGGTGCGCATTAAGCGTCAGAAAGAGCAATATACGAAGTACTTTTCCGACAAGCGACACGGCGGCCGCGAGGAGGCCCTCGAAAAGGCCGTCGAGTACCGGGACGAGCTGCTCGACGAGTTGCCCGAGCCGATGGATCCGGTCCGGCGCTCGGCGGAGGCCCGCTCGACGACCGGCGTCATCGGCCTCAACTTCTGCTGGAAGGACGACGGCAGCGGCACGCCCAAGCCGTACGTGCAGCTCAGCTGGCTTGAAGAGGACGACACGCGCCGAAGCGCGGCCTACTCCGTCCGGAAGTGGAACCTGCGCCGCGCGGTGTGGAAGGCCTGTGCCCGCCTGCACGAGGCCCGTGCGGAGCACGACGGGGAGGCCGAAGAGGTGAACGACATGTTCCAGACGGCCTTTCCCAACATCAAGGAGCAGTACGAGGCCGGCCCGGACGGGGAGGGCCTGCCGGAGGAGGACGAGGAGGTGATGGAGGCCACTGCGTAG
- a CDS encoding DUF72 domain-containing protein, with translation MPSTHIGTSGWQHDPFAGRFYPDDVPQDDWLARYADTFGTVEVNNTFYQSPEADTLRAWRRQTPDGFTFAVKANQYITHFKKLKDPDEPVQNLYRNVEPLGDALGPILFQCPPNWHQNLDRLHTFLETLDDAHRHVFEFRDPTWLNEETYGALRAHDAGFCVYDFGDRSTYRVVTTDWAYVRLHGSGEAYHGRYTDAELDDWADAIADWRADGRDVYVYFNNTAGEGHAPHDAHRLAARVQDHAGQ, from the coding sequence GTGCCCTCTACCCACATTGGCACCTCCGGCTGGCAGCACGACCCCTTTGCCGGTCGCTTCTACCCCGACGACGTGCCTCAGGACGACTGGCTCGCCCGGTACGCCGACACGTTCGGCACCGTCGAGGTGAACAACACCTTCTACCAGAGCCCCGAGGCGGATACGCTCCGTGCCTGGCGGCGGCAGACCCCCGACGGCTTCACGTTCGCGGTCAAGGCGAACCAGTACATCACCCACTTCAAGAAGCTGAAGGACCCGGACGAACCGGTGCAGAACCTCTACCGCAACGTGGAGCCGCTCGGAGATGCCCTCGGCCCGATCCTCTTCCAGTGCCCGCCGAACTGGCACCAGAACCTCGACCGCCTGCACACCTTTCTGGAGACGCTCGACGACGCCCACCGGCATGTCTTCGAGTTCCGGGACCCCACGTGGCTCAACGAGGAGACCTACGGCGCGCTGCGGGCGCACGACGCGGGATTCTGCGTCTACGACTTCGGCGACCGCTCCACCTACCGCGTGGTGACGACCGACTGGGCGTACGTGCGCCTGCACGGGAGCGGGGAGGCGTACCACGGCCGCTACACGGACGCCGAGCTCGACGACTGGGCCGACGCCATCGCCGACTGGCGGGCCGACGGGCGCGACGTGTACGTCTACTTCAACAACACCGCGGGCGAGGGCCACGCCCCCCACGATGCCCATCGGCTCGCGGCCCGGGTCCAGGACCATGCAGGGCAATGA
- the typA gene encoding translational GTPase TypA, with amino-acid sequence MKQTDLRDIAIVAHVDHGKTTLVDSMLWQSGIFRDNEEVQERVMDTMDLEREKGITIMANNTAVRYEGTKINIVDTPGHADFGGEVERTLRMVDGIMLLVDAAEGPLPQTRFVVQKALELDLPPIVVLNKIDRKDARPEESLDAIYDLFIDLGADMEQLEFPVLYTVATEGRCKTDLDNEEWSTLRPLFETMIDEIPPPTGDPDGTLQVLVTSVQRDDYLGPVAIGRVEQGVLQDRQKVSLCHRDGSTEQAEVTALFTYEGLQREETDAAGPGEIVAIAGVEGIGLGESISHPEHPEPMTPLDVDPPTMSMEFRINDGPFSGQEGEFVTSRQLRDRLFDEARNNLAIRVEETDSANVMRVYGRGELQMAILIEQMRREGYEFCVGMPQVITKEVDGEPREPYETAEIDIPEAYMGVVMERLGERKGQMEHMVHQDSGRVRLTFRVPSRGLIGYRSKFLTDTKGTGLLTHRFEEFGPWAGEIPHRTSGALVADREGETTPYGLMELQDRGDFFVAPGDAVYKGMIVGENNKPQDLDLNVTKEKQLTNMRAAAGTELEHVPPPREMSLEDAIEFIREDELVEVTPEAYRLRKRHRKPKARRRAQEERAAG; translated from the coding sequence ATGAAGCAGACCGATCTTCGCGACATCGCCATTGTGGCCCACGTCGACCACGGCAAGACCACGCTCGTGGACTCGATGCTGTGGCAGAGCGGCATCTTCCGCGACAACGAGGAGGTGCAGGAGCGCGTGATGGACACGATGGACCTGGAGCGGGAAAAGGGCATCACCATCATGGCCAACAACACGGCCGTCCGCTACGAGGGCACGAAGATCAACATCGTCGACACGCCGGGCCACGCCGACTTCGGGGGCGAGGTGGAGCGCACGCTCCGCATGGTCGACGGCATCATGCTCCTGGTGGACGCGGCGGAGGGGCCGCTCCCGCAGACCCGCTTCGTGGTGCAGAAGGCGCTGGAGTTGGACCTCCCGCCCATCGTGGTTCTCAACAAGATTGACCGCAAGGACGCCCGGCCCGAAGAGTCGCTCGACGCGATCTACGACCTCTTCATCGATCTCGGGGCGGACATGGAGCAGCTGGAGTTTCCGGTGCTCTACACCGTCGCCACGGAGGGCCGTTGCAAAACGGACCTCGACAACGAGGAGTGGTCGACGCTCCGCCCCCTCTTCGAGACCATGATCGACGAGATCCCGCCGCCCACGGGCGACCCCGACGGCACGCTGCAGGTGCTCGTCACCAGCGTGCAGCGCGACGACTACCTGGGCCCGGTCGCCATCGGGCGCGTGGAGCAGGGCGTCCTACAGGACCGGCAGAAGGTGAGCCTCTGCCACCGGGACGGCAGCACGGAGCAGGCAGAGGTAACGGCCCTCTTCACGTACGAGGGACTCCAGCGCGAGGAGACCGACGCGGCCGGGCCCGGCGAGATCGTGGCCATTGCCGGGGTGGAGGGCATCGGGCTGGGCGAGAGCATCTCGCACCCGGAGCACCCGGAGCCGATGACGCCCCTCGACGTGGACCCGCCGACCATGTCGATGGAGTTCCGGATCAACGACGGGCCCTTCAGCGGGCAGGAGGGCGAGTTCGTGACCTCGCGCCAGCTCCGGGACCGCCTCTTCGACGAGGCCCGCAACAACCTGGCCATCCGGGTGGAGGAGACCGACTCGGCCAACGTCATGCGCGTCTACGGGCGCGGCGAGCTGCAGATGGCCATTCTCATTGAGCAGATGCGGCGCGAGGGCTACGAGTTCTGCGTGGGGATGCCGCAGGTAATTACGAAGGAGGTGGACGGCGAGCCCCGCGAGCCCTACGAGACCGCCGAGATCGACATCCCGGAGGCGTACATGGGCGTGGTGATGGAACGCCTCGGGGAGCGGAAGGGGCAGATGGAGCACATGGTGCACCAGGACAGCGGGCGCGTGCGGCTCACGTTTCGGGTGCCGAGCCGCGGCCTCATCGGGTACCGCTCCAAGTTCCTCACGGACACGAAGGGGACGGGGCTCCTCACGCACCGTTTTGAGGAGTTCGGGCCGTGGGCGGGCGAGATTCCGCACCGCACCTCCGGCGCCCTCGTGGCCGACCGGGAGGGCGAGACCACGCCCTACGGCCTCATGGAGCTTCAGGACCGGGGTGATTTCTTCGTGGCGCCCGGCGACGCCGTCTACAAGGGCATGATCGTGGGCGAGAACAACAAGCCTCAGGACCTCGACCTCAACGTGACGAAGGAGAAGCAGCTCACCAACATGCGCGCCGCGGCGGGGACCGAGCTGGAGCACGTCCCGCCCCCCCGCGAAATGTCGCTGGAGGACGCGATCGAGTTCATCCGCGAGGACGAGCTCGTGGAGGTCACCCCGGAGGCGTACCGGCTCCGCAAGCGCCACCGCAAGCCGAAGGCCCGTCGCCGCGCCCAAGAGGAGCGCGCCGCGGGATAG
- a CDS encoding ParM/StbA family protein: protein MFKTKTLPSVFEASNAELVDVSDSLLTGLKIGHNGRSYVVGELALLEGNAPHKGINNAPSDLDYRLLLQAALAVTKAGAEEPMCVTTGFPASTYAAHRDTAEDLVQGTHVIDLDGRTFGKSPDTSIRVEVDQVEIIPEIEGFTFGVRQGEPSERDPFFAVGLGYGTMEAALSLPSGIVQRTTASASGLQYATQLMSDRLQKEHYLDLVTEHQLDMAMRKGRIVIGRRKMDLTEMRQDVLSTYYEDIVSPTLKRAFDDADFGRARKMYVGGGGALFDELVDAFADEFGDVLSLEVVPNPASFISRGYALHAANANGGHRERAVGLDIGNANTVINLLHEESV from the coding sequence ATGTTTAAGACCAAAACCCTACCAAGCGTATTCGAGGCCAGCAATGCTGAGCTTGTCGACGTATCGGACAGCCTTCTCACCGGTTTAAAGATCGGGCACAACGGGCGCAGTTACGTCGTCGGGGAGCTTGCCCTGCTAGAAGGGAATGCTCCGCACAAGGGCATCAACAATGCGCCGTCCGATTTGGACTACCGCCTCCTGCTTCAGGCCGCCCTTGCGGTGACCAAAGCCGGGGCTGAGGAGCCGATGTGCGTCACTACTGGCTTTCCCGCCTCCACGTATGCCGCTCACCGGGACACGGCTGAAGACCTGGTACAGGGAACGCACGTCATCGACCTGGACGGTCGCACCTTCGGGAAGAGCCCGGACACCAGCATTCGAGTTGAGGTCGACCAGGTAGAGATCATTCCCGAAATTGAGGGCTTCACCTTCGGGGTGCGGCAGGGAGAGCCGAGCGAGCGCGACCCGTTCTTTGCCGTCGGGCTCGGGTACGGGACCATGGAGGCGGCCCTCAGCCTTCCGTCCGGGATTGTACAGCGGACCACCGCCTCGGCCAGCGGCCTCCAGTACGCCACCCAACTCATGTCGGACCGCCTTCAGAAGGAGCATTATCTGGACCTGGTCACGGAGCACCAGCTCGACATGGCGATGCGCAAGGGCCGTATTGTGATCGGTCGCAGAAAGATGGACCTTACCGAAATGCGCCAGGACGTGCTGTCGACCTACTACGAGGACATCGTCTCCCCGACGCTCAAGCGGGCCTTCGACGACGCCGATTTTGGCCGTGCACGGAAGATGTACGTTGGGGGTGGAGGAGCACTGTTCGATGAGCTTGTCGACGCCTTCGCCGATGAATTCGGGGATGTTCTGTCTCTGGAGGTTGTTCCGAACCCTGCGTCGTTCATCAGCCGAGGGTACGCGCTGCACGCCGCGAATGCGAACGGCGGCCATCGAGAGCGGGCTGTGGGGCTCGACATCGGCAACGCCAACACAGTCATCAACCTCCTCCACGAAGAAAGCGTGTAG
- a CDS encoding bactofilin family protein, whose translation MYIAGSGSTHGSICASEVRVAEGAQVSGTVRASDLHIGGTLQGAILVFDHLLILKMAHVQGGILTLQRATLEVKLGAQFTGTVSEVRGSFVTPVSPERGDGSPGRTVPASVRPPDFYLSSHHTGGKPLVNRPEQEQLGAPGPAETPGGDDSSSLRDDSTPENRSESDGDEDFGVDW comes from the coding sequence GTGTACATCGCTGGAAGCGGCTCCACCCACGGCTCCATTTGCGCCTCAGAGGTGCGCGTGGCTGAGGGCGCCCAGGTCAGCGGCACTGTGCGCGCTTCGGATCTGCACATCGGTGGTACGCTACAGGGGGCGATCCTCGTATTCGACCACCTCTTGATTCTGAAGATGGCACACGTGCAGGGGGGCATCCTGACCCTTCAGAGGGCGACACTCGAGGTGAAGCTCGGGGCGCAGTTCACCGGAACGGTAAGTGAGGTGAGGGGGTCGTTTGTGACACCCGTTTCTCCGGAACGGGGAGATGGCTCTCCAGGACGGACAGTGCCGGCGTCGGTTCGCCCCCCAGATTTCTACCTCTCGTCCCACCACACGGGCGGAAAGCCCCTGGTGAACCGGCCCGAGCAAGAGCAGCTGGGGGCGCCTGGTCCAGCAGAGACGCCAGGGGGCGACGATTCGTCGTCTCTCCGAGATGACTCAACGCCAGAGAACAGGTCGGAGTCGGACGGGGACGAAGACTTTGGGGTGGACTGGTAA
- the zapE gene encoding AFG1/ZapE family ATPase codes for MTLALPERFRDATFESYEPQTPSQAEALRVARAFVTELRRTPSWAERLRALLGAADERLPQGLYLVGPAGTGKTHLLAATCNALMPERACAFLHSSTLFRQTEPPEAFAHRLADEYAVCCLDEVEIDDPANEMRLAGVMKTLAARDVPLLATSNVAPEEYLATQLGDGRVQRFLRTEVRDAYRVVGVRGDDYRRTRAVEQSGRGWVGPPDATQRAMRQAQADATGAARWWAFAELRRATTDTAHTDLIEDLVGLDHLFIEGVAIADTDDAFRLLRVVDALYLHEDAPTLYFTAARPPDDWFDPDRHAGLARAVAEKFDRTVSRLHALCQIRPVEQEEAGQP; via the coding sequence ATGACCCTCGCCCTCCCCGAGCGCTTCCGCGACGCCACGTTCGAGAGCTACGAGCCGCAGACGCCGAGCCAGGCCGAGGCCCTCCGGGTCGCCCGCGCATTCGTGACCGAACTGCGCCGGACCCCGTCGTGGGCCGAGCGGCTCAGGGCGCTCCTGGGCGCGGCGGACGAGCGGCTGCCCCAAGGGCTGTACCTGGTGGGGCCGGCGGGGACGGGCAAGACGCACCTGCTGGCCGCGACGTGCAACGCCCTGATGCCCGAGAGGGCCTGTGCCTTCCTGCACTCCAGCACGCTGTTCCGGCAGACCGAGCCGCCGGAGGCGTTCGCGCACCGACTGGCCGACGAGTACGCCGTCTGCTGCCTCGACGAGGTGGAGATCGACGACCCGGCGAACGAGATGCGCCTCGCAGGGGTGATGAAGACGCTGGCAGCCCGGGACGTCCCGCTCCTGGCCACGAGCAACGTGGCGCCGGAGGAGTACCTGGCAACCCAGCTCGGCGACGGTCGCGTCCAGCGGTTCCTGCGAACGGAGGTGCGGGACGCGTATCGTGTGGTTGGGGTTCGCGGGGACGACTACCGGCGCACGCGGGCGGTGGAGCAGTCCGGGCGAGGGTGGGTGGGGCCCCCCGACGCCACGCAGCGGGCCATGCGGCAGGCACAGGCGGACGCGACAGGGGCGGCGCGGTGGTGGGCGTTTGCGGAGCTGCGGCGGGCGACGACGGACACGGCCCATACCGACCTCATTGAAGACCTGGTCGGGCTCGACCACCTCTTTATCGAGGGCGTCGCCATCGCGGACACGGACGACGCCTTCCGCCTCCTTCGCGTCGTCGACGCGCTGTACCTCCACGAGGACGCCCCCACGCTCTACTTTACCGCCGCCCGGCCGCCGGACGACTGGTTCGATCCCGACCGGCACGCCGGCCTTGCGCGGGCCGTGGCCGAGAAATTCGACCGCACCGTCTCGCGCCTCCACGCCCTGTGTCAGATTCGCCCCGTTGAGCAGGAGGAGGCCGGACAGCCCTGA